ACTTGAAGCAGAATGATCCTGAAGATAGAGAATTAACTTCCACATTATATGGTGGAGATATTGAAATGAGGATAAAACAAGAGATACTAATTGGGATTGGTGGAATAAGAGCAATAAGAAAATTAGGATACAATCCGTCAGTTTGGCATATGAACGAAGGTCATGCTGCATTTTTAGGTTTAGAAAGAATCAGAGAATTAGTTCAGCAAGAAGGTTTAAATTTCAATCAAGCCATTGAAGTCGTTAGAGCAGGTAATGTTTTCACCACCCATACTCCTGTACCTGCAGGTAACGATGTGTTTTCTGTTTCATTGATTGACAAATATTTTGGAGATTATTGGCCAAGTTTAGGGGCAACAAGACAAGATTTTCTTAATTTGGGTTTAGAAAAGCAAAAAGATGGTAACGAATTATTTTCTATGACTATTTTAGCTTTAAGATTATCCGGAAGAGCAAATGGGGTTTCGAAACTTCACGGAGAGGTTTCCAAGAAATTGTGGAATCATGTTTGGTCAGGGATTGAATGGTTAGAAGTTCCAATCTCGTATGTAACAAACGGTGTTCACATAAATACTTGGTTAAATCCAAAATTGCAAGAATTTTTAAAACAATATTTGGGAGAAGATTGGATGACAAAAATTGATGATCCAGATCTTTGGAAAAAAATGGATAATATACCCGATAAAGAACTTTGGGAAACTCATAAAGAACTAAAAAAAGAATTAATCGAATATATAAGGCAAAGTATAAAAGAACAAAGATCTAGACATGGTGAAACTGTGGAACAACTAGAACAAGTTAACCAAATAGGAGATGAAAAAGCTCTTACGATCGGTTTTGCTAGACGTTATGCTACATACAAAAGAGCTGATCTAATTTTCAAAGATGAAGAAAGACTTAAAAGAATTTTAAACAATCCAGAAAAACCTGTTCAGATAATATTTGCTGGCAAAGCTCATCCTGCAGATAAACCTGGTCAAGAACTAATTAAAAAAATATATGAATATTCCAGAAAACCTGAATTTCATAATAAGATAATAATATTAGAAAATTATGATATGCATATGGCCAGACACTTGGTATCCGGTGTTGATATTTGGCTTAACAATCCCAGACGTCCAAGGGAAGCTTCTGGAACATCAGGGCAAAAAGCTGGTATGAACGGAGCTCTAAACTTCTCGGCTTTAGATGGATGGTGGGTTGAGGGGTACAATGGCAAAAACGGATGGGCTATAGGTGATAACAGAGACTACGATGATTTAGAACTCCAAGATAGAATAGACAGTGTATCTATATATAATCAACTCGAAAAGCAAATAATACCAATGTATTATGAAAATACTAACGAAAAATTTTCTAAACATTGGGTAGAAAAAATGAAAGAATCAATAAAAAGCGTAACTTCATTCTTTAATACATCTAGAATGTTAAAAGAATACACCCAGAAATTATATATGCCTGCTTTGGAGCAATATAAGAATTTCTCAAATGAAAATTATAAGTTAGCAAAAGAACTTGTAAGATGGATAAATTTATTAAAGGAAAATTGGGATGCAATAAAAATACATGTGATTTTTGATCAAGATTTATTGGAAGTAAAAAATGCAGAAGAAGATTTAGAAATTAAAGCTGAAATATATTTACCAGGAATTGGTCCAGACTCAATACTACCAGAGATAGTTGTAGCCAGATTAGAAGAAGGTAAAACCGTCGATATACAAAGACATGACATGAAACTAATAAAAGAAGTCCAAAAAGATACCTATTTGTATTCTGCGAGATTTAAAATTGAGGATAGAGGAGAATATGGAATAAACGTAAGAGTCTCACCTAACCACCCATGCACGCCTCATAAAAACTATTTAATAGGATTGGTAAAATATCCACAATAACTTAATGTAAAATTTTCCATTTCCCCCTTGAAATCCA
The sequence above is drawn from the Petrotoga sp. 9PW.55.5.1 genome and encodes:
- the glgP gene encoding alpha-glucan family phosphorylase; translation: MEFISKLTVVPKIPENISGIKEISQNMWWTWNYKAQELFQKIDNELWNASHRNPIVFLKKVEQKKLNQVSQNQDYLTLYNEVLNSFKNYLNKSENTWFETTHSGTKKGEIAYFCMEYGLHESFPMYSGGLGILAGDHLKSASDLGIPLIAVGLLYKKGYFIQKINSEGWQESIYLDYDFSDFPIKPAKDINGEDVYIQLNILGKKIFVKVWKVEVGRVNLYLLDTNLKQNDPEDRELTSTLYGGDIEMRIKQEILIGIGGIRAIRKLGYNPSVWHMNEGHAAFLGLERIRELVQQEGLNFNQAIEVVRAGNVFTTHTPVPAGNDVFSVSLIDKYFGDYWPSLGATRQDFLNLGLEKQKDGNELFSMTILALRLSGRANGVSKLHGEVSKKLWNHVWSGIEWLEVPISYVTNGVHINTWLNPKLQEFLKQYLGEDWMTKIDDPDLWKKMDNIPDKELWETHKELKKELIEYIRQSIKEQRSRHGETVEQLEQVNQIGDEKALTIGFARRYATYKRADLIFKDEERLKRILNNPEKPVQIIFAGKAHPADKPGQELIKKIYEYSRKPEFHNKIIILENYDMHMARHLVSGVDIWLNNPRRPREASGTSGQKAGMNGALNFSALDGWWVEGYNGKNGWAIGDNRDYDDLELQDRIDSVSIYNQLEKQIIPMYYENTNEKFSKHWVEKMKESIKSVTSFFNTSRMLKEYTQKLYMPALEQYKNFSNENYKLAKELVRWINLLKENWDAIKIHVIFDQDLLEVKNAEEDLEIKAEIYLPGIGPDSILPEIVVARLEEGKTVDIQRHDMKLIKEVQKDTYLYSARFKIEDRGEYGINVRVSPNHPCTPHKNYLIGLVKYPQ